A section of the Myxocyprinus asiaticus isolate MX2 ecotype Aquarium Trade chromosome 40, UBuf_Myxa_2, whole genome shotgun sequence genome encodes:
- the LOC127430668 gene encoding gamma-aminobutyric acid receptor subunit alpha-1-like, which yields MMWGGRGAAWLWIWTCLLVVNVLTGISSSQKADEQKDNTTVFTRILDSLLDGYDNRLRPGLGERVTEVKTDIFVTSIGPVSDHDMEYTIDVFFRQSWKDERLKFKGPMAVLRLNNLMASKIWTPDTFFHNGKKSVAHNMTMPNKLLRITEEGTLLYTMRLTVRAECPMHLEDFPMDAHACPLKFGSYAYTRAEVVYVWTRGAAQSVVVADDGSRLNQYDLMGQTVDSGVVQSSTGEYVVMKTHFHLKRKIGYFVIQTYLPCIMTVILSQVSFWLNRESVPARTVFGVTTVLTMTTLSISARNSLPKVAYATAMDWFIAVCYAFVFSALIEFATVNYFTKRGYAWDGKSVVPEKQKKKKESLLKKNNTYTAATATAFAPNIARDPGLATIAKSAPPPPTEPKEEPKPKPPEAKKTFNSVSKIDRIARIAFPLLFGTFNLVYWATYLNKKPKLQGALQPH from the exons ATGATGTGGGGTGGAAGAGGAGCAGCCTGGCTGTGGATTTGGACCTGTTTACTGGTCGTTAATGTTCTGACTGGAATAAG CTCCAGTCAGAAAGCAGATGAGCAGAAAGACAACACTACAGTTTTCACCAGGATTCTGGACAGTCTCCTTGATGGCTACGACAACCGTCTGAGGCCTGGGCTTGGAG AGCGTGTAACTGAAGTCAAGACTGACATTTTCGTGACGAGCATTGGACCGGTCTCGGACCATGACATG GAGTACACCATAGACGTGTTCTTCAGACAGAGTTGGAAAGATGAGAGGTTGAAGTTCAAAGGTCCCATGGCTGTGCTTCGCCTCAACAACCTGATGGCCAGCAAAATCTGGACCCCCGACACATTCTTCCACAACGGCAAAAAATCAGTCGCCCATAATATGACCATGCCCAACAAACTGCTGCGGATCACAGAGGAGGGAACTCTACTCTACACCATGAG GCTTACGGTCAGAGCTGAATGTCCCATGCACTTAGAGGACTTCCCAATGGACGCTCATGCTTGCCCTCTCAAATTCGGCAGCT ATGCGTACACGAGGGCTGAAGTGGTGTATGTTTGGACACGAGGGGCGGCGCAGTCAGTGGTCGTGGCAGACGACGGGTCTCGTCTCAACCAGTATGATCTAATGGGACAGACTGTGGACTCGGGTGTGGTGCAGTCCAGCACTG GAGAATATGTTGTCATGAAAACACACTTCCACCTCAAGAGGAAGATCGGTTACTTTGTCATCCAGACGTATTTGCCATGTATCATGACAGTTATCCTGTCCCAGGTGTCCTTCTGGCTCAACAGAGAATCTGTCCCTGCCAGAACTGTGTTTG GAGTGACCACTGTTCTGACGATGACCACCCTGAGTATCAGTGCCAGAAACTCTCTTCCCAAGGTGGCCTATGCCACAGCTATGGACTGGTTCATTGCTGTCTGCTACGCCTTCGTCTTTTCTGCTCTCATTGAGTTTGCCACGGTGAACTACTTCACAAAGAGGGGTTATGCCTGGGATGGAAAAAGTGTAGTGCCAGAAAAG caaaagaagaagaaggagTCTTTACTGAAAAAGAACAACACCTACACTGCTGCAACAGCAACAGCTTTTGCTCCCAACATTGCCAGAGACCCTGGTTTGGCAACTATTGCTAAAAGTGCCCCTCCTCCCCCAACCGAGCCCAAGGAAGAGCCCAAACCCAAGCCGCCCGAGGCAAAGAAAACCTTCAACAGCGTGAGCAAGATCGATCGGATTGCCAGAATAGCCTTCCCGCTCCTCTTCGGAACCTTTAACCTGGTGTACTGGGCCACTTACTTGAATAAGAAACCCAAACTACAGGGCGCCCTACAACCCCACTAA